From one Henningerozyma blattae CBS 6284 chromosome 1, complete genome genomic stretch:
- the TPK2 gene encoding cAMP-dependent protein kinase catalytic subunit TPK2 (similar to Saccharomyces cerevisiae TPK2 (YPL203W); ancestral locus Anc_6.214): protein MDMPINYQDYQHQHQQPHHQQQQQKAFIRQQQMGHTTVDSSNNDQAGNIAMASDLKAAIQRNVNIDMDSNNNEVVHKHQRSTVTKGKYGLQDFQIMRTLGTGSFGRVHLVRSVHNGRYYAIKVLKKQQIIKMKQIEHTNDERRMLKLVEHPFIIRLWGTFQDSRNLFMVMDYIEGGELFSLLRKSQRFPNPVAKFYAAEVVLALEYLHANNIIYRDLKPENILLDRNGHIKVADFGFAKEVSSVTWTLCGTPDYIAPEVIATKPYNKSVDWWSLGVLIYEMLAGYTPFYDVTPMKTYEKILQGKINFPQGFHPDVIDLLTRLITSDLTKRLGNLQNGSRDVKNHPWFSEVIWEKLLARDIETPYEPPITAGVGDTSLFDQYPEEHFDYGIQSDDPYAQYFIDF from the coding sequence ATGGATATGccaataaattatcaagatTATCAACATCAGCATCAACAACCCCATCATcaacagcagcagcagAAGGCTTTTATTCGGCAACAACAAATGGGTCATACTACAGTCGATTCCAGTAATAATGATCAAGCAGGTAATATTGCTATGGCTTCTGATTTGAAGGCAGCCATTCAAAGGAATGTCAATATCGATATGGATAGTAACAATAATGAAGTAGTACACAAGCATCAAAGATCAACAGTCACAAAGGGTAAGTACGGTCTTCaagattttcaaataatgcGTACTTTGGGTACTGGTTCGTTCGGTAGAGTTCATCTAGTCAGATCTGTTCATAATGGTAGGTACTATGCCATCAAAGTATTGAAAAAGCAACAGATCATCAAGATGAAACAAATAGAGCATACGAATGATGAAAGAAGAATGTTGAAATTGGTAGAGCATCCCTTTATTATCAGATTATGGGGTACTTTCCAAGATTCAAGGAATTTGTTTATGGTTATGGATTATATTGAAGGTGGTGAATTGTTTTCTCTATTAAGAAAATCTCAAAGATTTCCAAATCCCGTAGCAAAATTTTACGCAGCAGAAGTGGTTCTTGCATTAGAATATTTACAtgctaataatatcatttataGGGATTTAAAACCAGAAAATATCTTATTAGATCGTAATGGTCATATCAAAGTTGCTGATTTTGGGTTTGCAAAAGAAGTATCTTCTGTAACCTGGACCTTATGTGGTACGCCAGATTATATTGCCCCAGAAGTTATTGCAACAAAACCTTATAACAAATCTGTTGATTGGTGGTCTCTAGGGGTATTAATTTACGAAATGTTGGCAGGTTATACACCCTTTTATGATGTGACACCAATGAAGACATATGAAAAGATTTTACAAggtaaaattaatttccCACAGGGATTCCACCCTGATGTCATTGATCTTTTAACTAGATTGATCACTTCAGATTTAACAAAAAGATTGGGGAATTTGCAAAATGGTTCAAGAGATGTGAAAAATCATCCTTGGTTTAGTGAAGTCATTTgggaaaaattattagctAGAGATATTGAAACACCTTATGAACCACCAATTACTGCAGGTGTTGGTGAtacttcattatttgatcAATATCCAGAAGAACATTTCGATTATGGTATCCAATCAGATGATCCTTATGCTCAATATTTCATTGATTTTTAG
- the RSM23 gene encoding mitochondrial 37S ribosomal protein mS29 (similar to Saccharomyces cerevisiae RSM23 (YGL129C); ancestral locus Anc_6.227), with the protein MLSLRTCQRQFATATILRAAKPPPARGKVQGFSRKKFKAGDKDSSKKISRGTLYKNWKDTVQTARLNKNAPRVPDMPTCKLDNLENIKESLNKVVNYTDRQYKYLHVLGAFKKDQFNELFKQPITLIRKDTTEEFIKLIESSKIKNYIITGEPGVGKSVLLSQTQAYAIENNFITLNVSYPNLFINGRNDFFFDQTANTYFQPMYLKQLLSKLKNSADAKVYESLLLKNNYRFLGVISSLSSTHKTVNFEKGKNSVLDLLNLNIQPRQRGMLFQAIIDELSAQDKYPVLLTIDNFSSLLTNPYTAYKDTSNKNIFLMDLQLGKILMNIIEGKINFKNPKSAVVLAISGVDRTNQTLPVGLGKLEEDVYVKPKYYEPRFSKILQNGGVQEFEVPKLNKSEVSQLIDFYIKSGIVSENDVEKTNETTKLIDEKYIISGNGNPRELLKSFVLSHS; encoded by the coding sequence ATGCTAAGCCTACGAACTTGCCAAAGACAATTTGCAACTGCAACGATTTTAAGGGCTGCAAAACCACCACCAGCTAGAGGGAAAGTTCAAGGGTTTtctagaaaaaaatttaaagctGGGGATAAAGACTCTTCTAAGAAAATATCGCGTGGTACTCTTTACAAAAATTGGAAAGATACTGTTCAAACTGCCagattaaataaaaatgccCCCAGAGTCCCTGATATGCCCACCTgtaaattagataatttagaaaacaTTAAAGAATCATTGAACAAAGTGGTTAACTACACTGACAGGcaatataaatatctacATGTGTTAGGTGCATTTAAGAAGGATCAATTTAATGAGTTATTTAAACAACCAATAACTTTGATCAGAAAAGATACTACTGaggaatttattaaattaatcgAATCAtcgaaaataaaaaattacataaTTACTGGAGAACCAGGTGTAGGTAAGTCTGTATTACTGTCTCAAACTCAAGCGTATGctatagaaaataattttattacctTAAATGTCTCATATccaaatttattcattaatgggagaaatgattttttctttgatcAAACTGCAAATACATATTTCCAACCAATGTATctaaaacaattattatcCAAATTGAAAAACTCAGCAGATGCTAAAGTTTACGAATCATTGTTATTGAAGAATAATTACCGTTTCTTAGGTGTTATATCTTCCCTAAGTTCTACGCATAAAACAGTTAATTTCGAAAAAGGAAAGAATTCTGTTTTGGATCTATTAAATCTGAACATACAGCCTCGTCAAAGAGGTATGTTATTTCAAGCTATCATAGACGAGTTATCAGCACAAGATAAGTATCCAGTACTCCTTACTATTGATAACTtctcatcattattaacgAATCCATACACTGCTTACAAAGATACAAGCAACAAaaacatatttttaatggATTTACAACTTGgaaaaattctaatgaaCATTATTGAAGGTAAAATTAACTTTAAAAATCCAAAGAGTGCTGTTGTTTTAGCTATTTCGGGGGTTGATAGAACTAATCAAACTTTACCAGTGGGTTTAGGTAAACTCGAAGAGGACGTTTACGTTAAaccaaaatattatgaaccaagattttccaaaatacTTCAAAATGGTGGTGTTCAGGAGTTTGAGGTTCCAAAGCTAAATAAAAGTGAAGTTTCTCAGCTGATAGATTTTTATATCAAGTCTGGAATCGTATCTGAAAACGATGTTGAAAAAACTAATGAAACCACGAAATTAATcgatgaaaaatatataatatcaGGAAATGGTAACCCTAGGGAGTTGTTAAAAAGTTTTGTATTAAGTCATTCATAA
- the HRR25 gene encoding serine/threonine protein kinase HRR25 (similar to Saccharomyces cerevisiae HRR25 (YPL204W); ancestral locus Anc_6.215), with protein MPGIESIIGNKYKIGRKIGNGSFGEIHHAVDLETNESVAVKLEPIRAKNPQLEYESKIYQDLQGTIGIPTLKWFGMWETAECNCMVIDLLGESLEGILTNCERKLSFKTIIQIGIQMLSRIENLHTKNYIHRDIKPDNFLIGNNKTSNIIYMIDFGLTKKYMVPNEDGKLTHIPFKSGKSLTGTARYASINTHIGIEQARRDDLESIGYVLVYLCKGKLPWQGLKGTTKKEKYNEILNKKRSISSEELCKGLPQEFEEYISYCKQLLFNEKPDYQYIKQIFFNLLNRFNYSIDHMFDWILIKKAKIFLINYFEKTNKNYQLQLQSQQQFSKEKTNKNFKNEKKIYKRDHNKNYFFENNNESTNSIPSCTTSSNSMNINMAMGMKNYSLVNKKRLKELTSFENIRRFLILKFPEKFHYYDKNTEGFLQIEELVDVTKDLDMDERGLPTYEEVESFRLIEKMGIDKPHENGLQSTQISEINNINEDYYSITEKDEKLLVENSTLLCFDFQDKFKIKSRHSSRNTKLFEPKRWKQEKERDRERQATKDAIMEVIEAKSNGLQRQWIKGLGGPETKLEMGDIIHNSR; from the coding sequence atgcctGGTATTGAAAGTATAATtggtaataaatataagatTGGCCGTAAAATTGGAAATGGGTCTTTTGGTGAAATTCATCACGCGGTTGATCTAGAAACAAATGAATCTGTGGCTGTTAAATTGGAACCCATACGTGCCAAAAATCCCCAATTGGAATATGAATCCAAGATTTATCAGGACTTGCAAGGCACTATCGGGATTCCAACATTAAAATGGTTTGGGATGTGGGAAACAGCAGAATGCAATTGTATGGTTATCGATCTATTAGGGGAATCCTTAGAAGGGATTTTAACTAATTgtgaaagaaaattatcatttaagacaattattcaaatcGGTATTCAAATGTTGAGTAGGATTGAAAATTTACATaccaaaaattatattcataGAGATATTAAACCAgacaattttttaattggtaATAACAAGACATCGAATATAATCTATATGATTGATTTTGGTCtaactaaaaaatatatggtTCCCAATGAAGATGGAAAATTAACTCATATTCCTTTCAAATCCGGTAAATCTCTAACTGGTACAGCAAGATATGCATCTATTAATACACATATTGGTATTGAACAAGCTAGACGTGATGATTTAGAATCAATTGGTTACGTATTGGTTTATCTATGTAAAGGGAAATTGCCATGGCAAGGCTTAAAGGGTACCACAAAAAAGGagaaatataatgaaattctAAATAAGAAAAGATCTATTTCCAGTGAGGAGTTGTGTAAGGGATTGCCAcaagaatttgaagaatatatCTCTTATTGTAAGCAACTactatttaatgaaaaacctgattatcaatatatcaaacaaatttttttcaatttactTAACCGTTtcaattattcaattgatcaTATGTTTGATTGGAttctaattaaaaaagccaagatttttttgataaattattttgagaagacaaataaaaattatcaattacaattacaatCACAGCAACAATTttccaaagaaaaaactaataaaaattttaaaaatgaaaaaaaaatatacaagaGAGATCATAataagaattatttttttgaaaataataatgaatctaCAAATAGTATCCCCAGTTGTACCACGAGTAGTAACAGCatgaatataaatatgGCTATGggtatgaaaaattatagtCTAGTAAATAAGAAACGGCTAAAGGAATTGACTAGCTTTGAAAATATCAGAagatttctaattttaaaatttcctgaaaaattccattattatgataaaaatacagAAGGATTTCTacaaattgaagaattagtGGATGTCACTAAAGATTTAGATATGGACGAAAGAGGGTTGCCCACGTATGAAGAGGTGGAAAGTTTTCGattgattgaaaaaatgGGGATCGATAAACCCCACGAAAATGGTTTGCAAAGTACTCAGATTAGTGAAATTaacaatattaatgaagacTATTATTCCATTACtgaaaaagatgaaaaattgcTTGTGGAGAATAGCACTTTACTTTGTTTTGATTTTCAAGACAAATTTAAGATCAAGAGCAGGCATTCTAGTAGGAATACTAAACTCTTTGAGCCTAAACGTTGGAAACAAGAGAAGGAGAGAGATCGGGAAAGACAAGCTACAAAGGACGCAATCATGGAGGTAATTGAAGCCAAGAGCAACGGTCTCCAAAGACAGTGGATTAAGGGTCTCGGCGGCCCAGAGACTAAGCTGGAAATGGGAGACATTATCCATAACAGCCGGTAG
- the IPL1 gene encoding aurora kinase (similar to Saccharomyces cerevisiae IPL1 (YPL209C); ancestral locus Anc_6.222), which produces MLLPLPGDVSIAKDVRRQRNSFLNAQHNYNSAMNNMTTSHDQSKLNGYISPSRIPLWTSANQARSPFNKQANVRQNGNFSTSRITSPSKIPSPPKIASPIKYLPYSPSKSNRFSMSKRSPLREMQNIQRKSYRSGSSIPTKEKLLLPSISSSNSGNNDHAISNINSKNKLQFSDFEIGRGLGKGKFGKVYCVKHKQSGFISALKVMKKKEIVSYNAEKQFKREVEVQNSLNHPNIVKIFGFFQDEIFVYLIMEYLINGELYKSLKNNNGPFNDILASNYIYQIADALKYMHSKHIIHRDIKPENIVLGFNNKIKLADFGWSICTPPNLRRKTICGTIDYLAPELVTFKEYDYNVDIWALGILTYELIVGNPPFEEETKDLTYKRIINVDLNFPQTVSMDARDLITRLLRFDPSKRMPLVDVMKHPWITKNKPYW; this is translated from the coding sequence ATGCTATTACCTTTACCAGGAGATGTATCAATTGCAAAAGATGTCAGAAGACAACGGAATTCATTTTTGAATGCACAacataattataatagtGCTATGAACAATATGACTACCTCACATGATCagtcaaaattaaatggaTATATATCACCATCAAGGATTCCACTTTGGACATCTGCAAATCAAGCACGATCAccatttaataaacaaGCCAATGTTAGACAAAATGGCAATTTTTCAACCTCAAGAATTACATCTCCTTCTAAGATCCCATCTCCTCCTAAGATTGCATCTCCAATAAAGTATCTACCATACTCACCATCAAAAAGTAACCGTTTTTCAATGTCCAAGAGATCACCATTAAGAGAAATGCAAAATATACAAAGAAAATCTTATAGAAGTGGTTCTAGCATACCAACTAAAGAAAAGTTATTATTGCCAAGtattagtagtagtaataGTGGCAATAATGACCATGCTATCTCTAATATTAACtcgaaaaataaattacaattttctgattttgaaataggTCGAGGGTTAGGTAAAGGTAAATTTGGTAAAGTATATTGTGTTAAACATAAACAGTCTGGGTTTATCAGTGCATTAAAAGtcatgaaaaaaaaagagattGTAAGCTACAACGCAGAGaaacaatttaaaagagAAGTTGAAGTTCAAAATTCATTGAACCACCCTAATATTGTTAAGATCTTTGGGTTTTTCCAAGACGAGATATTcgtatatttaattatggAATATCTAATTAACGGTGAACTgtataaatctttaaagaataataatggcccatttaatgatatattAGCATcgaattatatttatcagATAGCAGAtgctttaaaatatatgcaTAGTAAACATATAATACATCGCGATATCAAACCAGAGAATATTGTATTAggttttaataataaaataaaattagcAGATTTTGGCTGGAGCATATGCACACCTCCAAATTTAAGAAGAAAAACTATATGTGGTACAATTGACTATCTAGCTCCTGAACTTGTAACCTTTAaagaatatgattataacGTAGATATATGGGCACTGGGTATACTGACTTATGAATTAATAGTTGGAAACCCACCTTTCGAAGAGGAAACAAAAGATTTAACATATAAGAGAATTATAAACGTGGACTTAAATTTTCCTCAAACTGTCTCTATGGACGCAAGAGATTTGATAACTAGACTGTTAAGATTTGATCCTTCCAAGAGAATGCCATTAGTAGATGTTATGAAGCACCCATGGATTACAAAAAACAAACCATACTGGTGA